One Falco biarmicus isolate bFalBia1 chromosome 9, bFalBia1.pri, whole genome shotgun sequence genomic region harbors:
- the LOC130155448 gene encoding synaptotagmin-15-like isoform X1, translating into MAEQALAVAGGVIGAILVVVLIGTTAYLLWKKFCCLLYYEKLTSPVQTRNANAILQDRSTSEIQLKGTRSRSIPFIIPPTLHGRDWINLTSEEHVQDDGDPRLTPQPGPRSSFHSLAGAYVVGTINPELYKFPEDESETDFPEGNIGRLWFSIEYEQESERLLVSLIKARKLQPPADSCSPFVKIYLLPDERSYLQSRTKRKTLNPQFDENFVFQVSSKTLLQRTLKFLVYHVDKQKKHHLLGQVIFPLKNETLTDDNKLVIWRDLEKENLEPPSEHGDIQFSLSYNDYLGRLTVVVLRARGLQLQEESHGVSVFVRVSLMNHNKFIKSKKTAAVLGSPNPVYNETFSFKAHQTELDTASLSLSVLQSTKGEKTHLLGRVVVGPFMYTRGKELEHWNEMISKPKELVKRWHALCHDM; encoded by the exons ATGGCCG AACAAGCACTGGCTGTTGCTGGCGGTGTAATAGGAGCGATCCTTGTAGTTGTTCTCATCGGAACAACTGCGTACCTGCTCTGGAAGAaattctgctgccttctttaCTACGAAAAGCTCACCAGTCCTGTCCAAACGAGAAACGCAAATGCCATTTTGCAGGATCGATCAACTTCTGAAATTCAACTGAAAGGCACAAG ATCCAGAAGCATTCCCTTTATCATTCCACCGACACTGCACGGGCGAGACTGGATTAACCTGACTAGCGAAGAACACGTTCAGGACGACGGTGACCCCCGCCTGACGCCTCAGCCCGGGCCACGCTCGTCATTTCACTCTTTGG CTGGAGCTTACGTCGTGGGGACCATTAACCCAGAGCTGTACAAGTTCCCTGAAGATGAAAGTGAGACGGATTTTCCTGAAGGCAACATTGGCCGCCTCTGGTTCTCCATAGAATATGAACAAGAGTCAGAAAGGCTCCTCGTCTCTCTGATCAAAGCCAGAaagctgcagcctcctgccgATTCCTGTAGTCCCTTTGTGAAAATCTACTTGCTGCCCGATGAAAGAAGCTACTTGCAGTCCAGAACAAAACGCAAAACCCTTAACCCACAGTTTGACgaaaactttgtttttcag GTTTCCAGTAAAACGTTGCTCCAAAGGACTCTGAAGTTTTTGGTTTATCATGTTGATAAACAGAAGAAGCACCATCTCCTAGGCCAAGTTATCTTcccactgaaaaatgaaacattaactGATGACAACAAACTAGTCATATGGAGAGatctggagaaagaaaacttgGAG ccTCCTTCAGAGCATGGCGATATCCAGTTCTCCCTCAGCTACAACGACTACCTGGGCCGTCTCACTGTGGTGGTTCTGAGGGCAAGGGGATTACAGCTCCAGGAGGAGAGCCACGGTGTCA gTGTGTTTGTCAGAGTCTCACTAATGAACCATAATAAGTTCATCAAAAGTAAAAAGACAGCAGCTGTTCTGGGATCTCCCAATCCAGTGTACAATGAAACCTTCAGTTTCAAGGCACATCAGACAGAGCTGGATACAGCAAGCCTGAGTCTATCGGTGCTGCAGAGTACCAAGGGAGAAA aaacacATCTGCTAGGACGTGTAGTAGTTGGGCCCTTCATGTACACCCGCGGCAAGGAACTAGAACACTGGAATGAAATGATCAGCAAGCCCAAGGAGCTGGTTAAACGATGGCATGCTCTCTGCCACGACATGTGA
- the LOC130155448 gene encoding synaptotagmin-15-like isoform X2: MAEQALAVAGGVIGAILVVVLIGTTAYLLWKKFCCLLYYEKLTSPVQTRNANAILQDRSTSEIQLKGTRSRSIPFIIPPTLHGRDWINLTSEEHVQDDGDPRLTPQPGPRSSFHSLAGAYVVGTINPELYKFPEDESETDFPEGNIGRLWFSIEYEQESERLLVSLIKARKLQPPADSCSPFVKIYLLPDERSYLQSRTKRKTLNPQFDENFVFQVSSKTLLQRTLKFLVYHVDKQKKHHLLGQVIFPLKNETLTDDNKLVIWRDLEKENLEPPSEHGDIQFSLSYNDYLGRLTVVVLRARGLQLQEESHGVKTHLLGRVVVGPFMYTRGKELEHWNEMISKPKELVKRWHALCHDM, from the exons ATGGCCG AACAAGCACTGGCTGTTGCTGGCGGTGTAATAGGAGCGATCCTTGTAGTTGTTCTCATCGGAACAACTGCGTACCTGCTCTGGAAGAaattctgctgccttctttaCTACGAAAAGCTCACCAGTCCTGTCCAAACGAGAAACGCAAATGCCATTTTGCAGGATCGATCAACTTCTGAAATTCAACTGAAAGGCACAAG ATCCAGAAGCATTCCCTTTATCATTCCACCGACACTGCACGGGCGAGACTGGATTAACCTGACTAGCGAAGAACACGTTCAGGACGACGGTGACCCCCGCCTGACGCCTCAGCCCGGGCCACGCTCGTCATTTCACTCTTTGG CTGGAGCTTACGTCGTGGGGACCATTAACCCAGAGCTGTACAAGTTCCCTGAAGATGAAAGTGAGACGGATTTTCCTGAAGGCAACATTGGCCGCCTCTGGTTCTCCATAGAATATGAACAAGAGTCAGAAAGGCTCCTCGTCTCTCTGATCAAAGCCAGAaagctgcagcctcctgccgATTCCTGTAGTCCCTTTGTGAAAATCTACTTGCTGCCCGATGAAAGAAGCTACTTGCAGTCCAGAACAAAACGCAAAACCCTTAACCCACAGTTTGACgaaaactttgtttttcag GTTTCCAGTAAAACGTTGCTCCAAAGGACTCTGAAGTTTTTGGTTTATCATGTTGATAAACAGAAGAAGCACCATCTCCTAGGCCAAGTTATCTTcccactgaaaaatgaaacattaactGATGACAACAAACTAGTCATATGGAGAGatctggagaaagaaaacttgGAG ccTCCTTCAGAGCATGGCGATATCCAGTTCTCCCTCAGCTACAACGACTACCTGGGCCGTCTCACTGTGGTGGTTCTGAGGGCAAGGGGATTACAGCTCCAGGAGGAGAGCCACGGTGTCA aaacacATCTGCTAGGACGTGTAGTAGTTGGGCCCTTCATGTACACCCGCGGCAAGGAACTAGAACACTGGAATGAAATGATCAGCAAGCCCAAGGAGCTGGTTAAACGATGGCATGCTCTCTGCCACGACATGTGA